A window from Triticum aestivum cultivar Chinese Spring chromosome 6D, IWGSC CS RefSeq v2.1, whole genome shotgun sequence encodes these proteins:
- the LOC123141842 gene encoding transcription factor MYB93: MGRSPCCDENGLKKGPWTSEEDQKLTDYIEKHGHGSWRALPKLAGLNRCGKSCRLRWTNYLRPDIKRGKFTPEEEQTILQLHSVLGNKWSAIAKHLPGRTDNEIKNFWNTHLKKKLIQMGFDPMTHRPRTDFLAALPQLIALANLRQLVEQRPWDDQSASQLQADAVQAAKLEYLQCLLQSAAAIATSPSSSSINTSPTELEQIGLLSPSQMSSLSSLSSPRILEGVNGQDLVTWQVPDIQIPSSSFFEHEQPIINGTNQNSDYSANGGEGEKLLLLSEDSLPPLADFPISNLGDACSTSSCEAVGNSTQLPIWSDSFYDEFMSEFA; the protein is encoded by the exons ATGGGGAGGTCTCCTTGCTGCGACGAGAATGGCCTCAAGAAGGGGCCTTGGACATCTGAAGAGGACCAGAAGCTCACGGACTACATCGAGAAGCATGGCCATGGGAGCTGGAGAGCACTGCCCAAGCTTGCAG GACTCAACAGGTGTGGCAAGAGCTGCAGGCTGAGATGGACCAACTACCTGAGGCCTGATATCAAGAGAGGAAAGTTCACACCCGAGGAAGAGCAGACCATCCTCCAGCTCCACTCGGTCCTCGGCAACAA GTGGTCAGCCATCGCGAAGCACCTCCCCGGGCGGACCGACAACGAGATCAAGAACTTCTGGAACACCCACCTGAAGAAGAAGCTCATCCAGATGGGCTTCGACCCGATGACGCACCGACCGAGGACCGACTTCCTCGCCGCGCTGCCACAGCTCATCGCACTAGCCAACCTCCGCCAGCTCGTGGAGCAGCGCCCATGGGACGACCAAAGCGCCAGCCAGCTGCAGGCCGATGCAGTCCAGGCAGCAAAGCTCGAGTACTTGCAGTGCCTGCTTCAGTCCGCAGCAGCCATTGCGACTAGTCCCAGCTCCAGCAGCATCAACACCAGCCCCACTGAGCTGGAGCAAATCGGCCTACTGAGTCCTTCGCAGATGTCTTCCTTGTCTTCGCTGTCGTCTCCAAGGATCCTGGAGGGTGTCAATGGCCAAGACTTGGTAACTTGGCAAGTGCCTGACATCCAGATACCTAGTAGCTCATTCTTCGAACATGAACAGCCTATCATCAATGGTACCAACCAGAACTCAGATTATAGTGCAAATGGCGGTGAGGGGGAGAAACTGCTGCTCCTGTCAGAGGACTCCCTTCCGCCACTTGCCGACTTCCCTATTTCCAACCTCGGCGATGCTTGCAGCACCTCAAGTTGTGAGGCTGTGGGCAACAGCACCCAGCTCCCTATTTGGTCTGACTCATTTTATGACGAGTTCATGAGCGAGTTTGCATGA